In the genome of Hydra vulgaris chromosome 06, alternate assembly HydraT2T_AEP, the window atTCGATTGTTATGTCCTCACGGATAtcgcaattaaaaaaagttgattaagaagttatttatttactgaGTCAGAAAGTACAATAGaaacaaatgtaaaacaaataaatgtttcatataataaagttgtttcgaaaacatttcttttattaataatacttaCTAGTTTCATAAAGAAAATCAGTTTAActgatatttaattttaaaagaaaaatgttgaaGTTGTCTTTTGACATGTTTAAGGCTAATGACAAACAGACtttaatcaaagtttaatttGGTTGGTTCGAAAATAAAAGTAACAGTAAAATTGCCGATGAAAggataaatatttacaaagctATAATTGGTAAAATGTTATTGTGATTTTAAGTctcaaagtttaattttaagtgTTTATTTCACTTTAATGGCTGCCTGTTGAAAATAAATGAGTTTAGTTAAATTCACAAAAAATAGGTGTAAAACCTTccttgaattaattaaattatagaaCCATCGTTTGTGAATAAACGTTAGTTCAAcgttaatttttaactaaaaaaattaactaatactAAGTATACTAGTTTTCATCGCCtccataaaaaagttaaagtcaaTCTCTTGCACTCCATAACTTATTATTGGAGAATACATCGTAAAAAGAGAATgctcaatgaaattttttaggTGTAATTCTAGATGAGAACATAATATGGTAAGACCACTTAAAcatgattaaaaacaaaatttctttaaatatcgGGTTACTCTATAAAGCAAAATCATACTTAGATCAATTATgtttgaaatacatatattactcatttattcattcctattttaatatgcaaacattgcttggtgcagcaccaatcaaacaaagacaaaaaatctatttagaaaacaaacgcaagggtaatttattttcattttcacaaCTACCTTCGTTGAACTTGTCACGTTCTACCTTACAGGTAGCatctttttgattttctttatcaCCTACTTTTATTAActtctttatcttctttttcGTGCTTGTAGGATTTCCGTTTACTTCCATTTAAACGATAAGGTGCATACTTCAAGCAGTAGGCTAATTATATATGAGTTTCTTTCTCTTTTGCTTTTGCGTAATAGCGCATACTCGGTTCTAGAAAACAAacgcaaaaatatttaaatttagtcaaGCAAATAAAACGTTTGAGAAtggagaaaataaaatttacgtTATTTCATACAAATACTTGAAGTGTACGTTTTTCAGTTtaactgatttattttattttctgatttgTTCAAGGAATGTTTTACTTCAATTTTTTGtgaattaaactaaattaatttgtttCCTACGGGCATTTAAGAgaaacaaacaattaaaaataaactttaccacctaaaattaaaataatattctacCAATTATAGCTttgtgaatatttatttttcaacagtTACTTTTCCCTTCGAATTAACCATGTGGATGTCATTAAATCATTCAGCAACTTAGAAAAATCTCCTTTCGGTATTCTATACTTCTCCAGGCTTTTTTTAATGGTGCAAAGAATGCAACATCAAGAGGTTGAAGTAAATGGGTTGAATTGGGCAGAAGGCATATGAATCTAATGTTATGTTTTTCACAAGAATGAATAACTTTATGACTTAAATGGGAGGAGAGATTGTCCCCTATTAATGCTTTTTTCCCAGTTTGTTTCTTAATGCATGGCAATAATGTTCGAAAAAACCAATCCTCAAAAGTAACTTCATCAAACCAGCAAGATTGGGTTCTATTAAAGCGAGAATTTTTTGGACCATGTTTTATCCATAAATCGAATAAATGTGTGCTTTTAAAAACTGTGTATGGTGGAAGAATTTCTCCGACACCATTTCCACAAAACATTACAGAGAAACAAGCTTTACTACTATTTATTATTCTCTCAGGGTACTTAGTACCACGTttcataacaacttttttatttccaggGTCATCACGCAAATTTGTTTCATCATAATTCCAAATGTTACAAGGTGGAACTCCTTCAAGCTCAAGTCtaatattgtcaaaataaatttttaattgttctttgtttgttttaattgttgctgcatgttttcttttaatacttGATgctattcttttcttttttttttttgttctttttattacaatctGAATAAAACTCGTGTTACATGTTAAAATAAatcgttaaaatatattatatgaatactaaaatatatatattttttttaatataaagaacgcggagactcgcagaagactactaggtcttgtcatcgagaaccgctAGAAcgttaaatacaataaaataaagttacaagATAAAAACTCTTGActtgacaaaaatataaatatcgttAGTGGTCAAAtatattcaaaactaaaatataaagctaTCTTATgagtaaaatcaaaattttttaagactattttgttccataaaaatgctCCACGGAATGGAATGCAGGATTTGCCgatatttgttttacattttggttgtcgtataaaattattatttcggagcacatatttgtttttttctttacatgaATATAAATCACTAAAAGAAACTGGacattaattttacatttaaacataaaacaaagaacgtTGAAAATATTAACctcataaatattaagaatgTTCATGTTAAATAAAAGAGGCTTTGCATGagtaaaacgattttttaaatttataagacgtgctacatgc includes:
- the LOC136081436 gene encoding uncharacterized protein LOC136081436, with product MPRKYKKHSVGKRAYNSCSNTILLKECMDAINEGMSIRQASKRFSIPRSTIHNKMKLKHKKCIGAPTIFTYDEEQLFLSRIKVMCDWGFPLNKLDVKMLVAGYLKSQNCTVKIFKNNIPGDDWVSSFMKHSQLTHRIGGERRLELEGVPPCNIWNYDETNLRDDPGNKKVVMKRGTKYPERIINSSKACFSVMFCGNGVGEILPPYTVFKSTHLFDLWIKHGPKNSRFNRTQSCWFDEVTFEDWFFRTLLPCIKKQTGKKALIGDNLSSHLSHKVIHSCEKHNIRFICLLPNSTHLLQPLDVAFFAPLKKAWRSIEYRKEIFLSC